CAAACAATGTTCCCATGTCATTGTTTTATGCTTTACAACAAAGCTACTCCAAACATAATCCAGTCTACATTTACCGTTTACATAAATTATATAAAGACCAGGCTCATAATTTTGAAGTTGACCTAAATAAAAGAGCTGCTTCACCATTGTCTGCCACAAGATGTCAGTACATCCCCATGACCTAAATCAGCAGCGTTTCttgttttaataaaatagaATCGGGGTTAGAAAGGAAAAATTTATTTCGAAAAACAAAGGTTATTTGAGGACACTCCATTTTCAAGTTGAACACAAATGCATTAAAAGTTTTGCAGAACAAAAAGACATGTTctgttgtgtaaaaaaaaaaaatcttcatccCATCCACTAGTTGGACACACTCTGCAGCAAGGTGATGTTGTCTCCCTTCAACATGATCCTCCCTAGGtgacaagagagagagaatggGACAACAATGGCGCATCAAACAAGAGTGATGTACAATTGGACACAATGAGAGCTTAGTGTCAGGTAACTTTAGAGCATGAGAGGCACCAGTACGGAATAGCGATAGGCAAAATAGGAAAAAGAAATTGCTGTTGCCATTCTGAAAATTATGataaaactcaaaataaatagtTTGATTCCACTACAAGTCACATGTCGGTCTTGAAAGCCCAACTGTTATCTATCTACTACCCGGACAGTTCTGTTCTCTGCATAACTGTACTTTGTCTCTAACattatttgtttctgtttaaatataatgGTTAAAAATATGCATGACGGGCATTACCTGCCTGCCTTGGGGTTATATTGTGTTCATGACCTGATGGCATGCTTTGCCAGCTCTAAATTGTGCTGTCTGACTGTTCTCCCCAATATATCCCATGTCTCTTGACAGTTATCTATTACTTCGGACCCTTCTGGGCACACTTCCTGGATTAGAAATCATTTGAATACATGATTATTAATGTATATTACAGTATATTCTCACAAATAGGATATAAACTGGGAATTTGTCCTTTATCTTGTGtgaataaaatagtaataacaatTTCCTCCTCCACATTTTTCACCAAAAACATTGACCAAGTGAGAATTTGTCGATGGTTCCTAGTGTTAGCCCTGCCCCTGGACAATGAACCCTATTTGGAGACAGCAGAGGACAACACCACCAACACCAGAGCGGATGTCCTTTGAATATACGTCTTTTGCCAAGACGGCAGCATCACCTGTTGGTTTTTCACAGTTCAGCATTCAGTATATAATTTAAGATAATTTCAATAATTTACCTGCATTCTATTTTCCCCCAAAAAGTGaaaaactttaaatcattttaattcggACACGTTtgtatatacctcttcaaggtggcaaaatagaaaaaccttgctaaatgcagcaattattctgtcaagaGGACAACTGAAAACCATTTAATCCGATGCAGGatgtcgcaggtgaatctctagagactgtgctatgtccgtgaaatattgacatactgtagctggactctgagacagagatcACTGCAtctatgaaagtttccactctggatgttttcaaaagtttcagattcaggtagCTAATGAACGCCGCAGCTGACTCCAAACAGCGACGGAACCAGTTGTTTATGTTTCCATCCCCGCATAAACAACACCTGGGAAGGGCTGCTCATCACGCTTGGTGAAATTAAAAATGCTTTCTAAACGGCAGATGTTGCTAGGGCGGCAGCTGCGCTAGCAGgctgcagaaaactctccatgctgTGTCAAGTGCTGGCCCCTTAAATAACATGTtcaatttgaaggcgcttccctgaaCAGCATTTTCCAGCGCGTGTGCTGCAGGAtccaaactttacatgacagattgaaagaagctccacagcagacatgacgCTGCTTCGTGTGCAGCAAGTAGGGCGGAGCgaacgcatcacaaccagcggtgcttcatcagagcaccggctgtcacacgtgattggttgtgatcggcagtgacaggtagtgatcagcaTTCATAGATTGCGCTGAAAttggccgatcatgatcagtgaccgatcgatcggcgCATCCCAAGTTCTCACAAAATACACTCATATAAAATGTAGCTTCAAATTCATACCCTTGCCTATCTCAATAACAGTGTACGACTGTAACCACTAATATTGGCACATCACCTAGCTACATCCTTTCATTGTGCTGCGATTGAAATCTGCAGTATTTTTAAATACCAGTCAGTCAGTTTTGCCACTTAGACAAGCTCTGTCAAGTACAACTCTCCATGAATAAACTGAAAATTTCAAGATGATctatacaaacaacaaaggtaaattaaaaataaataccagAATGCTCTTACCCAGTGGTTTCCTGTTCTTTGTCTTCATGTGGACCTCCTCGGCATCATCCAGAACCAGGTTCATGTACTCATCAAACCCCTGGAATAATACAGAGCAAAAACTGAATTTCAAAGGATCACTCTGTGTTACAACCAAATATAATTGTTAAGACTGAAAACTgaccatatttattttcttatttaagATAATTTCCCACAGTGTGACAATGCAAGACTGTTGATTAGCAACAATAGTAATGTCAGTCCATTAACAACACAGCTTTCACAGGGTAGGAACCCTTTAAGATCAAAGACCCAGTTCACAGATTAGAATTGTACACGTAACATTCACATAAAAAGCATAAAGAGGATCTAATTCACTTTTTTGACCGAGGGGTGCAATATATACGGTAAAAATGGTATAAATTGGGGCCATTGTATCGAAGTGGACTCCATTGTAATGCTGATGGGTGGTGGACTGCTGGACAAATATGAATGGTTATGGCTCATATTGAAATCAGGACAGTTTTAAGGAGAATTCATTGATTTGATACATTTCTTTTAATGAAGTTATCATTTAACAACAACTCAATTCTTGTCAAATAATCTATCAAATTAGTTCCTTGTTTAGTCACATATGTATTTGTTGATTTGCCAATGTCCCGTCCATAAGAGCACACAACATATGAAATGCATTTCAATGCTACATTGCAGCTTAATGCATTGGCCTGAGGTTCTGAGAATATTTTGGTGAGGAAGTTCACGATAAACTAATAAGATAGAAGAGGGGGTGGCCAGAGGTACTGTGGCCCAAATGTGGGATGGACAACAGGTAACACTTCCAAAAGACCATAAAATGCATAAATTAATTTTTATATTCGCAACCCAGAACAGGACTACgtggtggttaactgaagatatATGTTTTTTCTTATGATAGGGTCAGTGTTGTGCAATGTGCGACTGAGACAAACACAGTTTACACTTACAATGATGCATCCCTCTATCCGCATGTTGACTTGTTCATAAAGCCACACCTGAATTCTTGAtcgctgaaaataaaacaccccAAATTAGCTTAGCGGCACAGACTAAGATAGTAAAAAGCGGGCGAAAAGATAACTACTTACATTCTGTAGatatctgaaaatgaggttCTGACACAAAACGTCAAGGAAAACAATGGGATAAGGGAACATGAGGACATTAAGAACAGCGACTTCAATTGATGCCAACTTAACGCGTTCCATCACATTGAACACAAGACACATTTTAACACAAAGGTTTTGTTATAACATATTAAGCGATAAGTAATTGAGCTTCACTGTGCTAAACTgttcatattttaataaatgGCGAAAGTTTTGCTCATATAAGCGATAGCTATTAGCTTAGCCACAACTATTCTAACCGCCAAATCACAGAAAAGGATACAATGGGTTGAACCATAACCTTCTGGACCTTCTGTCCTTGTCCTCGGTACGCCATTGTTCACGCTGAACACCGGTGTAGGTGAACTATTAAAAAATTGAACTGCAGCTTTGAATGAAGCGCAAAAAGAAACGACACACTCACGTTGCCAGTTAGCGACAAAGGCTGCTGCCAGGAAGCTGTAAATGGCGTTCACGGATTCTAAAGAGCGCCACCGGAGGTGGGAGTCTATAACTACAATCGTATTCGTTTCAGATTCAGTTTGTAAAAAGTTGTTTTAAGATCTGTTGATGATAAATGTTGTCTTCTATTTTCCAATCAAATGACCTAAATATAACGCAAAAAAACTCAATATCTTATTTAAGGCTTCTGCAAGATTACTATTCtggctgaaaaaaataaagtgagagGAAACACTGAATTTCAGCTGTTTGCTATCCAGCTTTGCAGGGGAAAAATGAGT
Above is a window of Synchiropus splendidus isolate RoL2022-P1 chromosome 6, RoL_Sspl_1.0, whole genome shotgun sequence DNA encoding:
- the snrpe gene encoding small nuclear ribonucleoprotein E, which encodes MAYRGQGQKVQKVMVQPINLIFRYLQNRSRIQVWLYEQVNMRIEGCIIGFDEYMNLVLDDAEEVHMKTKNRKPLGRIMLKGDNITLLQSVSN